Genomic segment of Chitinivorax sp. PXF-14:
GATCGCCTTCGAGCGCGCAGTAGGTGCCGGTAAACCCGGCATGGCTCAGCCCGGGCGCGGCAAAACTCTGCAGCGGATGCAGGCTGGCTGTCTGCACGCCTTGCTGCGCCAGCGCGACAAGCGCCGTGGCCGGCTTGGCGCCGGACAGGTGGAAGGCGAGCTGACCCGCGTCGAGCGCACCCAGATCGGCCAGCCGGGCGGCAACGGCTTCGATCTCGTCGTCTGGCGCGGCGATCAGCCAGGCTTGCGCACGCGGTAGTCGGGACAGTTCGCTGACCGCCAGGCCATGGCCGATCCAATCGACCGCTGCCTGCGCGCTGTCGAGGCTGCGGTTGCATACGGCGAGGATGTCACAGCAGCCGGCATCGTGCAGCCGCCTGGCGATCACCCGGCCTGCGCGGCCGGCGCCGATGACGTTGAGCGTGGTCATCTGCGGCTGGCGTAACGTGCCGCGAGTTGTTCGGATTCGATGATGTTGGTGCCGTGGCCCACGTCACGCGTCGCCTGCAGCAGGTTCCACGCCACGACCTCGGCGGCGATCGGCTGGTAGCGGCGCAGCCAGCCCAACAGCAGCGGCGACACGAGCCGTCCGGCGGCCAGGCTCAGGCGTTCGGCCAGGCGGAACTCTTGGCGTTCGCCCGTCAGCAGCGACGGGCGCACCAACAGCAGCTGATCGAAGGCTAGCGCCTTGAGCGCGTTTTCGAGCTGGCCCTTGGTCTTCAGATAGAAAGTGGGTGAGTCGGCATTGGCGCCGAGCGACGAGATGGCGGCGAAGCTCGGCACGCCGTTCATCTTAGCCAGCATGGCGAGCGTCAATGGGTAGAAGTAGTCCACCGTCTTGAAGCGCGCCTCGCTGCCGGCCTTGCGTATCGTGGTGCCGAGGCAGCAGTAGACGATGTCGGCGCGGATCAGCTCGCGCCGCTGTTCCAGCTCGGCGAAATCGAGCTCGACCTGCTCGAGCTTGGCATGGTCGATGGGCAGGCGCCGCCGCACCAGCGCGGTGACGCGCGCCACATGCGGGGCATCGAGCAGCAGGCGCAGCAGCGCACTGCCGGTCAGGCCGCTGGCGCCGACGATCAGGGCATGGCAGCCGTCAGGGAGCGAATCGGTCACGCGCGGCGAATACGGTAGATGGCGAGGCTGCCGAATACATTGGGCAGGATGTCGACCTCCTGCCCCTCGTGCAGCACCGCACGGTCAAGCAGGTGGATGCCGCGCGCCTCGCAGAAGAACTCGAAGTCGCGGATCGTGCACAGGTGGATGTTCGGCGTGTTGTACCACTGGTAAGGGATGGTTTCCGATACCGGCATGTGGCCGCCGAAGATCTGCAGGCGGTTGCGCCAGTAGCCGAAATTGGGGAAGGTGACGATCGCTTCGCGGCCGACGCGCAGCATTTCGTCGACCACACGCTCGACATGGCGCATCGACTGCAGCGTGAGCGACAGCACGACGAAATCGAAGGAATCCGACTCGAACGCCGAGAGGCCGGAGTCGAGGTCGCTCTGGATCACGTCGATGCCCTTCTCGACACAGGCCACCACGTTCTCGACGTCGATCTCGACGCCATAGCCGTGCACCTGCTTGTTATCATGCAGCCAAGCAAGCAGCGAGCCATCGCCGCAGCCCAGGTCGAGCACACGTTTTTCGGCCTGAATCCAGTCGGCGATGCGCAGCAGGTCGGGGCGCAACATGGGGGCGTGCCTTCTCATGCGAACTCCTGCGCCACGCGGGCCATGTAGGCATACATCAGCTTGTGGTAGGCCGGGTCCTCCATGAGGAAGGCATCGTGGCCGTGCGTCGATTCGATCTCGGCGTAGCTCACATGCTTCTTCGCATCGAGCAGTGCCTTGACGATCTCCTTCGAGCGCGCCGGCGAGAAGCGCCAGTCGCTGTCGAAGGCGGCGACAAGGAACTTGGCCTTGGCCACCGACAGCGCGCGCGACAGGTCATGCCCAAAATGGCGGGCGGGGTCGAAATAGTCGAGCGCCTTGGTCATGATCAGGTAGGTGTTGGCGTCGAAATGGCCGGAGAAGCGGTCGCCCTGGTAACGCAGGTAGGACTCGATCTCGAATTCGACGTCGAAGCCGTATTTGTACTCGCCCGAGCGTAGCATGCGGCCGAATTTCTCGCCCATGCCGTCGTCCGACAGATAGGTGATGTGGCCAAGCATGCGTGCAAGCCGCAGGCCGCGCTTGGGCACGATACCGTGCTCGTAGTAGTCGCCGCCGTGGAAATCGGGATCGGTCAGGATGGCCTGGCGCGCCACATCGTTGAAGGCGATGTTCTGTGCCGTGAGCTTGGGCGCCGAGGCGATCACCAGCGCGTGGCGGATGCGCTCCGGAAAGCTGATGGTCCAGCGCAGCGCCTGCATGCCGCCGAGCGAGCCGCCGACGACGGCGGCCCATTGCTCGATGCCGAGCTTGTCGGCGAGCCTGGCCTGGGTGTTGACCCAATCGGCGACCAGCACGAGTGGGAACTTTGAGCCCCAGGGTTTGCCTGTAGCTGGATCGAGGGTCGATGGGCCGGTCGAGCCGTGGCAGCCGCCGAGATTGTTGACGCCGACGACGAAGAACTTGTCGGTGTCGATCGGCTTGCCTGGGCCGATCATGTTGTCCCACCAGCCCGGCGCCTTGTCGTTGACGGTGTAGCGGCCGGCCACATGGTGGTTGCCCGACAGCGCGTGGCAGATCAGTACCGCATTGCTCCGGTCGGCGTTGAGGCGGCCGTAGGTCT
This window contains:
- a CDS encoding homoserine O-acetyltransferase is translated as MPEPQSVGLVSAQIAHFDQPLTLMSGATLASYDLVYETYGRLNADRSNAVLICHALSGNHHVAGRYTVNDKAPGWWDNMIGPGKPIDTDKFFVVGVNNLGGCHGSTGPSTLDPATGKPWGSKFPLVLVADWVNTQARLADKLGIEQWAAVVGGSLGGMQALRWTISFPERIRHALVIASAPKLTAQNIAFNDVARQAILTDPDFHGGDYYEHGIVPKRGLRLARMLGHITYLSDDGMGEKFGRMLRSGEYKYGFDVEFEIESYLRYQGDRFSGHFDANTYLIMTKALDYFDPARHFGHDLSRALSVAKAKFLVAAFDSDWRFSPARSKEIVKALLDAKKHVSYAEIESTHGHDAFLMEDPAYHKLMYAYMARVAQEFA
- the metW gene encoding methionine biosynthesis protein MetW: MRRHAPMLRPDLLRIADWIQAEKRVLDLGCGDGSLLAWLHDNKQVHGYGVEIDVENVVACVEKGIDVIQSDLDSGLSAFESDSFDFVVLSLTLQSMRHVERVVDEMLRVGREAIVTFPNFGYWRNRLQIFGGHMPVSETIPYQWYNTPNIHLCTIRDFEFFCEARGIHLLDRAVLHEGQEVDILPNVFGSLAIYRIRRA
- a CDS encoding NAD(P)H-binding protein — its product is MTDSLPDGCHALIVGASGLTGSALLRLLLDAPHVARVTALVRRRLPIDHAKLEQVELDFAELEQRRELIRADIVYCCLGTTIRKAGSEARFKTVDYFYPLTLAMLAKMNGVPSFAAISSLGANADSPTFYLKTKGQLENALKALAFDQLLLVRPSLLTGERQEFRLAERLSLAAGRLVSPLLLGWLRRYQPIAAEVVAWNLLQATRDVGHGTNIIESEQLAARYASRR